A stretch of Crossiella cryophila DNA encodes these proteins:
- a CDS encoding threonine synthase has translation MAHQLPPLRCSRCATEFPVDSLVWLCPCGGVLDVADFGAKLPSRSELATRPATLWRYAESLPVPELPQVSLGEGMTPVVPAVGLPDARVKLEYLSPTLSFKDRGAVMLATLAHLLGVRRLIADSSGNAGTALSAYAARIGIPCEIYVPASTSPGKLGQMRAHGANVHLIEGNREDAARAAKVAAEAPDASYASHMFHPYFLHGTKTFAFELWEQGMPDTVVLPVGHGTLLLGAYLGFRELLAQGLIPKLPTIIGVQSANCAPLATAADAGAPGPATITPIPTKAEGIAIAEPARGEAILAAVADTGGTILGVTDDQVLKARTELAAAGFYVEPTSAVCWAAITAARTATAPTTPSWTTATPHLTTPNLTLALSGAGLKSPN, from the coding sequence GTGGCCCACCAGTTGCCGCCGCTGCGCTGTTCCCGCTGTGCCACCGAGTTCCCGGTGGACAGCCTGGTCTGGCTCTGCCCGTGCGGCGGTGTCCTGGACGTCGCCGACTTCGGCGCCAAGCTGCCCAGCCGGTCCGAACTGGCCACCCGCCCCGCCACCCTGTGGCGCTACGCCGAGTCCCTGCCGGTGCCGGAGTTGCCCCAGGTCAGCCTGGGTGAGGGCATGACCCCCGTGGTCCCGGCGGTCGGCCTGCCCGACGCCCGCGTGAAGCTCGAATACCTGTCCCCGACCCTGTCCTTCAAGGACCGCGGCGCGGTCATGCTGGCCACCCTGGCCCACCTGCTGGGCGTCCGCCGCCTGATCGCCGACAGCAGTGGCAACGCGGGCACGGCGCTGTCGGCCTACGCCGCCCGCATCGGCATCCCCTGCGAGATCTACGTGCCCGCGAGCACCTCACCCGGCAAACTCGGCCAGATGCGCGCCCACGGCGCCAACGTCCACCTGATCGAGGGAAACCGCGAGGACGCCGCCCGCGCGGCAAAGGTCGCCGCCGAGGCCCCCGACGCCAGCTACGCGAGCCACATGTTCCACCCGTACTTCCTGCACGGCACCAAGACCTTCGCCTTCGAGCTGTGGGAACAGGGCATGCCGGACACCGTCGTCCTCCCGGTAGGCCACGGCACCCTGCTCCTGGGCGCCTACCTCGGCTTCCGCGAACTCCTCGCCCAGGGCCTGATCCCCAAGCTCCCCACCATCATCGGCGTCCAGTCCGCCAACTGCGCCCCCCTGGCCACGGCGGCTGACGCGGGCGCCCCCGGCCCCGCCACCATCACCCCGATCCCCACCAAGGCCGAGGGCATCGCCATCGCCGAACCGGCCCGCGGCGAAGCCATCCTGGCAGCGGTAGCCGACACCGGCGGCACCATCCTGGGCGTCACCGACGACCAGGTCCTCAAGGCCCGCACCGAACTGGCCGCGGCAGGCTTCTACGTCGAACCCACCTCAGCGGTCTGCTGGGCAGCCATCACCGCCGCCCGCACCGCCACCGCCCCCACCACCCCCTCCTGGACCACCGCCACCCCCCACCTAACCACCCCCAACCTAACCCTCGCCCTCTCCGGCGCAGGCCTGAAATCCCCCAACTAA
- a CDS encoding FAD-dependent oxidoreductase → MTGVVVAGGGPGGMVLAYLLGRAGVPVTLLEAQPDFDRDFRGDSLHPYTLELLDTLGLAEDLLRLPHHPARSFRFHTPHGTITAADYRGLDSPFPYVALMPQVRFLDFLASKAKALPSCQIRMAAKVIGLLREGEVVTGVRYRDEHGEHDLPATVVIGADGRFSRLRRLADLPVEPLGASSDLLWFRLPRHPADPPEADVDLYFGRDHYVALLGGVSDWQIGYTLPKGGFPTAKQAGVTPIQDFIRRHVPWLSDRITQLTDFDQITLLSLDIARAPRWHRPGVLLLGDAAHVISPVGGNGILMAIQDAVEAANQLIPALRAGTLTESTLAAIQAAREPAIVQVQADQTRIERRVATAREQGKNLAPPSFLRLLTALPWIRTRSARRNAYGPRPPQLDTTLLNR, encoded by the coding sequence GTGACCGGGGTGGTGGTGGCCGGGGGTGGCCCCGGCGGCATGGTGCTCGCCTACCTGCTGGGCCGCGCCGGGGTGCCGGTGACCCTGCTGGAGGCCCAGCCCGACTTCGACCGCGACTTCCGCGGTGACTCCCTGCACCCCTACACCCTGGAACTCCTGGACACCCTCGGTCTGGCCGAGGACCTGCTCCGCCTGCCGCACCACCCGGCCCGCAGCTTCCGCTTCCACACCCCGCACGGCACCATCACCGCCGCCGACTACCGCGGCCTGGACTCCCCATTCCCTTACGTGGCACTGATGCCACAGGTCCGCTTCCTGGATTTCCTTGCCAGTAAGGCAAAAGCCCTGCCGTCCTGCCAGATCCGCATGGCCGCCAAGGTGATCGGCCTGCTTCGCGAGGGTGAGGTGGTGACCGGCGTCCGCTACCGGGACGAGCACGGCGAACACGACCTGCCCGCCACCGTGGTCATCGGCGCCGACGGCCGCTTCTCCCGGCTGCGCCGCCTGGCCGACCTGCCGGTCGAACCCCTGGGCGCCAGCAGCGACCTGCTCTGGTTCCGCCTGCCCCGGCACCCGGCGGATCCACCAGAGGCCGACGTCGACCTGTACTTCGGCCGTGACCACTACGTCGCGTTGCTCGGCGGTGTCAGCGACTGGCAGATCGGCTACACCCTGCCCAAAGGTGGCTTCCCAACGGCGAAACAGGCCGGCGTGACCCCCATCCAGGACTTCATCCGCCGGCACGTGCCCTGGCTGTCCGACCGCATCACCCAGTTGACCGACTTCGACCAGATCACCCTGCTGTCCTTGGACATCGCCCGCGCCCCGCGCTGGCATCGCCCGGGTGTGCTGCTGCTCGGCGACGCCGCGCACGTCATCTCCCCGGTGGGCGGCAACGGAATCCTGATGGCGATCCAGGACGCGGTCGAGGCCGCCAACCAGCTGATCCCCGCACTGCGCGCGGGCACCCTCACCGAGTCCACCCTCGCCGCGATCCAGGCCGCGAGGGAACCCGCCATCGTCCAGGTGCAGGCGGACCAGACCCGCATCGAACGCCGGGTGGCCACCGCACGCGAACAGGGCAAGAACCTCGCCCCGCCATCGTTCCTGCGCCTGCTCACCGCCCTGCCCTGGATCCGCACCCGCTCCGCTCGCCGCAACGCCTACGGCCCGCGTCCACCCCAGCTGGACACCACCCTGCTCAACCGCTGA
- a CDS encoding ADP-ribosylglycohydrolase family protein yields the protein MTWEDRVLGCMLGGAIGDALGADVEFESISSIRRRHGADGLTDLVAAYGKVGAITDDTQMTLFTMEGMVRAHVHQRRHGATDPVPFLLSAYQRWLHTQGYPWADAMGSLAQAHPQPDGWLIREPDLFDRRAPGKTCIRALEDIGRGQAPGSFTNKINNSKGCGGVMRAAPVALWGNDPAEVFRIAAAGAALTHTHPSGYLSAGCLAVMVWALFHGAHINVAIDKAEQILRGYDQHEETLEAIEGAVRLGGPIDSTTPERIERELGGGWVGEEALAIGLYAFLHGGGEFRETMRVAVNHTGDSDSTGAIAGNLFGAAHGMSALPKDWLDKLELRAATELLSRDAVAEFSANPPTSSGFLHCYPTW from the coding sequence GTGACCTGGGAAGACCGTGTGCTGGGCTGCATGCTGGGCGGCGCCATCGGCGACGCGCTGGGCGCGGACGTGGAGTTCGAGTCGATCAGCTCGATCCGGCGGCGGCACGGCGCGGACGGCCTCACCGACCTGGTCGCCGCCTACGGCAAGGTCGGCGCGATCACCGACGACACCCAGATGACCCTGTTCACCATGGAGGGCATGGTCCGGGCGCATGTGCACCAGCGCCGGCACGGGGCCACCGATCCGGTGCCGTTCCTGCTCTCGGCCTACCAGCGCTGGCTGCACACCCAGGGCTACCCGTGGGCCGACGCCATGGGGTCACTCGCGCAGGCGCACCCCCAACCGGACGGTTGGTTGATCCGCGAGCCGGACCTGTTCGACCGCCGCGCCCCCGGCAAGACCTGCATCCGCGCGCTGGAGGACATCGGCCGCGGCCAGGCGCCGGGCTCGTTCACCAACAAAATCAACAACTCCAAGGGCTGCGGCGGCGTGATGCGCGCGGCCCCGGTGGCCTTGTGGGGCAACGATCCGGCCGAGGTGTTCCGGATCGCCGCGGCCGGCGCCGCGCTCACCCACACCCACCCCAGCGGCTACCTGTCCGCGGGCTGCCTCGCGGTGATGGTGTGGGCGCTCTTCCACGGCGCGCACATCAACGTGGCCATCGACAAGGCCGAGCAGATCCTGCGCGGCTACGACCAGCACGAGGAAACCCTCGAAGCCATCGAGGGCGCGGTCCGTCTTGGCGGGCCGATCGACTCGACCACGCCGGAGCGGATCGAACGCGAACTGGGCGGCGGCTGGGTCGGCGAGGAGGCCCTGGCGATCGGGCTCTACGCGTTCCTGCACGGCGGCGGCGAGTTCCGGGAGACCATGCGGGTCGCGGTCAACCACACCGGGGACAGCGATTCCACCGGCGCGATCGCCGGGAACCTCTTCGGTGCGGCGCACGGGATGTCCGCGCTGCCCAAGGACTGGCTGGACAAACTGGAACTCCGCGCGGCGACCGAGCTGTTGAGCCGGGACGCCGTCGCGGAGTTCAGCGCGAACCCGCCCACCTCGAGCGGGTTCCTGCACTGCTATCCCACCTGGTGA
- a CDS encoding helix-turn-helix transcriptional regulator, with protein sequence MSDTMDRAADDLFDSVRPLVDGLAATFGPTAEIVLHDYRTPEASVVAISGSVTERHVGGAMSEIGLGLLAAGAEAEDRLNYLTRTPDGRLLRSSTMLLRLRGKVIGALCVNLDVTALRQAADTLAGLAGPLEPAPVTVFSDDVDQVVDAVIAEEGGCDRTDRADRRRIIAALDRRGVFAVQRSAARVAEYLGVSRATLYNDLTKVRAR encoded by the coding sequence GTGAGCGACACGATGGACCGCGCGGCCGACGACCTGTTCGACTCGGTGCGCCCGCTGGTCGACGGCCTGGCCGCCACCTTCGGCCCCACCGCCGAGATCGTCCTGCACGACTACCGCACACCCGAGGCGAGCGTGGTCGCGATCAGCGGCTCGGTGACCGAACGGCACGTCGGTGGCGCGATGAGTGAGATCGGGCTGGGCCTGCTCGCCGCGGGCGCCGAGGCCGAGGATCGGCTCAACTACCTCACCCGCACCCCGGACGGCCGCCTGCTGCGCTCCTCCACCATGCTGCTTCGCCTGCGCGGCAAGGTGATCGGCGCGTTGTGCGTCAACCTGGACGTCACCGCGCTGCGCCAGGCCGCCGACACCCTCGCCGGTCTGGCCGGTCCGCTGGAACCCGCGCCGGTCACCGTGTTCTCCGACGATGTGGACCAGGTGGTGGACGCGGTGATCGCCGAGGAGGGCGGCTGCGACCGCACCGACCGGGCCGACCGCCGCCGGATCATCGCCGCGCTGGACCGGCGCGGGGTGTTCGCGGTGCAGCGCTCGGCCGCCAGGGTCGCGGAGTACCTGGGTGTCTCGCGGGCCACGCTGTACAACGACCTGACCAAGGTGCGGGCCCGATGA
- a CDS encoding aminoglycoside 6-adenylyltransferase, giving the protein MITEAGLAGWAAGRADIRLVLRTGSRARRDGTADAFSDHDIELFTTDPDAYADDADWPAELGPVLVSVGLDGPWDNPARLVLFTDGVKADFQVVPLALVEELAGELDDLHERGYEVLYDPDGLAARLPAPTGRPRPEPVTESDFRELCAEFWFEIAHLPRYLARGELWVVQSRDWTTKELLQTLVEWHAQAVRGADLDVWHGGTRMREWAAPGVWERLPETFGGFDAEGARRAAHATGVLFAELAREVAKIHDFPYDPAPETAILPQLTP; this is encoded by the coding sequence GTGATCACCGAAGCGGGGCTCGCCGGGTGGGCGGCGGGCAGGGCGGATATCCGGCTGGTGCTGCGCACCGGCTCACGGGCGCGACGGGACGGCACCGCGGATGCCTTCTCCGACCACGACATCGAGCTGTTCACCACTGACCCCGACGCCTACGCCGACGACGCGGACTGGCCGGCCGAACTCGGTCCGGTGCTGGTCAGCGTCGGACTCGACGGACCGTGGGACAACCCGGCCCGATTGGTGCTGTTCACCGACGGCGTCAAGGCCGACTTCCAGGTCGTGCCGTTGGCGCTGGTGGAGGAGTTGGCCGGGGAACTCGACGATCTGCACGAGCGTGGGTACGAGGTGCTCTACGACCCGGACGGGCTGGCCGCGCGGTTGCCGGCGCCCACTGGGCGGCCGCGGCCGGAGCCGGTGACCGAGTCGGACTTCCGGGAACTGTGCGCGGAGTTCTGGTTCGAGATCGCGCACCTGCCGCGGTACCTGGCTCGCGGGGAGCTGTGGGTGGTGCAGTCGCGGGACTGGACGACCAAGGAACTGCTGCAGACCCTGGTCGAGTGGCATGCCCAGGCGGTGCGCGGGGCGGATCTGGACGTGTGGCACGGCGGCACCCGGATGCGGGAGTGGGCCGCGCCCGGGGTGTGGGAACGGTTGCCGGAGACCTTCGGCGGGTTTGACGCGGAGGGGGCACGGCGGGCCGCGCATGCGACCGGGGTGTTGTTCGCCGAGCTGGCCCGCGAGGTCGCCAAGATCCACGACTTCCCCTACGACCCGGCCCCCGAAACCGCGATCCTGCCCCAGCTGACCCCCTGA
- a CDS encoding bifunctional cytochrome P450/NADPH--P450 reductase has protein sequence MGTAHTTDRVELPHPANRLPVIGDVLGAPSDRLVQSAMDDARALGPIFTRKFFDTEVVFVSGADLVAELADEDRFAKHVGNSLVTIRGLTGDGLFTAFNDEPNWAKAHDILLPAFAMSSMRTYHPTMLAVARKLINSWDGHTGQSTVDVSGDMTKLTLDTIGLAGFGYDFGSFESEDTHPFVTALVRGLAFAQAKNRHVPGLDFLYRKGNEQFAADVAFLNGVVDEVIKERIASGDTSTDDLLGLMLNAPHPKSGETLDEVNIRNQVVTFLIAGHETTSGTLSFALHFLTKNPAVLARAQAEVDALWGDVEDPDPSFEDIGKLRYVRQILNETLRLWPTAAIFARQALRDTEIGGKYPVAKGEAMLVLTPMLHRDPVWGDNVESFDPERFSPERERERPVHAFKPFGTGERACIGRQFALHEATLLLGLLIHRFRFLDQDNYQLKVKETLTLKPEGLHLGLARRTSADRRKPAVAETAHATAKSAGRMRQGTRLTVLHGSNLGTCRTLAKEIAEAGEQHGCDVSVDPLDVATRSLPAGSPVVIVAASYNGRPTDDAAEFWNWLNQAEPGSLDGVRYALLGVGDRNWAATYMHVPTAMDARLTELGATRLLDRGEADASGDLAGAVTDWSEQLWTALLAEYGDPDAVSTVDTTDGPRYAVRTLSGPVTAARDARHEVLPMTVLDTADLAELDHPLGRSKRFLRIALPEGVTYRTADHLTVLPANDPAQVERAAQLLQLGLDDVLEIADRRPGRGALGIDRPVTARALLTHFVELQDPATPAQLTALAAINPCPPERKALEALAAQPDGRSVLDLLEVNPACQLTLDIALELLPPLRPRHYSISSSAASQPGAVDLMVSLLEAPSRCADGTFRGIGSAYLTGLRPGDTVLAKVQPCREAFRLDPAADRPVIMISAGTGLAPFRGAIADRLAVGNTGPALCYFGCDHPEVDYLHRSELEAAEAAGVVSMRPAFSQAPVEDVQFVQHRIAAEGEQVWQLLDSGAAVYVCGDGARMAPGVRAAFLDLHRKHTGGDQNAAEAWLADLIARDRYIEDVYSG, from the coding sequence ATGGGCACTGCACACACCACCGACCGGGTCGAACTGCCGCACCCGGCCAACCGCCTGCCGGTCATCGGCGATGTGCTCGGCGCGCCGTCGGACCGCCTGGTGCAGAGCGCGATGGACGACGCCAGGGCGCTGGGCCCGATCTTCACCCGCAAGTTCTTCGACACCGAGGTCGTCTTCGTCTCCGGCGCCGACCTGGTCGCCGAACTCGCCGACGAGGATCGCTTCGCCAAGCACGTGGGCAACTCCCTGGTCACCATCCGCGGCCTCACCGGCGACGGCCTGTTCACCGCCTTCAACGACGAGCCCAACTGGGCCAAGGCGCACGACATCCTGCTGCCCGCCTTCGCGATGTCCTCGATGCGCACCTACCACCCGACCATGCTCGCGGTGGCCCGCAAGCTGATCAACTCCTGGGACGGCCACACCGGACAGTCCACTGTGGACGTTTCGGGGGACATGACCAAGCTGACCCTGGACACCATCGGCCTGGCCGGTTTCGGCTACGACTTCGGCTCCTTCGAGAGCGAGGACACCCACCCGTTCGTCACCGCGCTGGTCCGCGGCCTGGCCTTCGCCCAGGCCAAGAACCGGCACGTGCCCGGCCTGGACTTCCTCTACCGCAAGGGAAACGAGCAGTTCGCCGCGGATGTGGCCTTCCTCAACGGCGTGGTGGACGAGGTGATCAAGGAGCGGATCGCCAGTGGTGACACCAGCACCGACGACCTGCTGGGCCTGATGCTCAACGCCCCGCACCCGAAGTCCGGGGAGACCCTGGACGAGGTCAACATCCGCAACCAGGTGGTCACCTTCCTGATCGCCGGGCACGAGACCACCTCCGGCACGCTGTCCTTCGCGCTGCACTTCCTGACCAAGAACCCGGCCGTGCTGGCCCGCGCCCAGGCCGAGGTGGACGCGCTCTGGGGCGATGTCGAGGACCCTGACCCGAGTTTCGAGGACATCGGCAAGCTGCGCTATGTGCGGCAGATCCTCAACGAGACGCTGCGACTGTGGCCGACCGCGGCCATTTTCGCCCGCCAGGCGTTGCGGGACACCGAGATCGGCGGCAAGTACCCGGTGGCCAAGGGCGAGGCGATGCTGGTGCTGACCCCGATGCTGCACCGGGATCCGGTGTGGGGCGACAACGTGGAGTCCTTCGACCCGGAGCGCTTCAGCCCCGAACGCGAGCGGGAGCGCCCGGTGCACGCGTTCAAGCCCTTCGGCACCGGCGAGCGGGCCTGCATCGGCCGCCAGTTCGCCCTGCACGAGGCGACCCTGTTGCTGGGCCTGCTGATCCACCGCTTCCGCTTCCTGGACCAGGACAACTACCAGCTCAAGGTCAAGGAGACGCTGACCCTCAAGCCCGAGGGCCTGCACCTGGGCCTGGCCCGCCGCACCAGCGCCGACCGGCGCAAGCCCGCGGTCGCCGAGACCGCGCACGCCACCGCGAAGTCGGCCGGGCGGATGCGGCAGGGCACCAGGCTCACCGTGTTGCACGGCTCCAACCTGGGCACCTGCCGCACCCTGGCCAAGGAGATCGCCGAGGCAGGGGAGCAGCACGGCTGCGACGTTTCCGTTGACCCGTTGGACGTCGCCACTCGGTCGTTGCCGGCCGGCTCCCCAGTGGTGATCGTCGCGGCATCCTACAACGGGCGCCCGACCGACGACGCCGCCGAGTTCTGGAACTGGCTCAACCAAGCCGAACCCGGCTCCCTGGACGGCGTCCGGTACGCGCTGCTCGGCGTCGGCGACCGCAACTGGGCCGCCACCTACATGCACGTGCCCACCGCCATGGACGCCCGCCTCACCGAACTCGGCGCCACCCGCCTGCTCGACCGCGGCGAGGCGGACGCCTCCGGCGACCTGGCCGGCGCGGTCACCGACTGGAGCGAACAGCTCTGGACCGCGCTGCTGGCCGAGTACGGCGACCCGGACGCGGTGTCCACAGTGGACACCACCGACGGTCCGAGGTACGCGGTGCGCACGCTGTCCGGCCCGGTCACCGCGGCCCGCGACGCCCGGCACGAGGTGCTGCCGATGACCGTCCTGGACACCGCCGACCTGGCCGAGCTGGACCACCCGCTGGGCCGGTCCAAGCGGTTCCTGCGGATCGCGCTGCCCGAGGGCGTGACCTACCGCACCGCCGACCACCTCACCGTGCTGCCGGCCAACGACCCGGCCCAGGTCGAACGCGCCGCCCAGCTCCTCCAGCTCGGCCTGGACGACGTCCTGGAGATCGCCGACCGCCGCCCCGGCCGCGGCGCGCTGGGCATCGACCGACCGGTCACCGCCCGCGCCCTGCTCACCCACTTCGTCGAACTGCAGGACCCGGCCACCCCCGCCCAGCTCACCGCGCTGGCCGCGATCAACCCCTGCCCGCCCGAGCGCAAGGCCCTGGAAGCCCTTGCCGCGCAACCGGATGGCCGCAGCGTGCTGGACCTCCTGGAGGTCAACCCGGCCTGTCAGCTGACCCTGGACATCGCCCTGGAACTGCTGCCGCCGCTGCGCCCCCGGCACTACTCGATCTCCTCCTCGGCCGCGAGCCAGCCGGGTGCGGTCGACCTGATGGTGTCCCTGCTGGAAGCCCCGTCCCGGTGCGCTGACGGCACCTTCCGCGGCATCGGCTCGGCCTACCTGACCGGTCTGCGCCCCGGTGACACCGTGCTGGCCAAGGTCCAGCCCTGCCGGGAGGCCTTCCGGCTCGACCCGGCCGCCGACCGCCCGGTGATCATGATCAGCGCGGGCACCGGCCTGGCCCCGTTCCGCGGTGCCATCGCCGACCGCCTCGCCGTCGGCAACACCGGCCCGGCGCTGTGCTACTTCGGCTGCGACCACCCCGAGGTCGACTACCTGCACCGGTCGGAGTTGGAAGCGGCTGAGGCCGCCGGAGTCGTCTCGATGCGGCCCGCGTTCTCCCAGGCGCCGGTGGAGGACGTGCAGTTCGTGCAGCACCGCATCGCCGCCGAGGGCGAGCAGGTGTGGCAGCTTCTGGACAGCGGCGCGGCGGTCTACGTCTGCGGCGACGGCGCCCGGATGGCCCCCGGCGTGCGCGCGGCCTTCCTCGACCTGCACCGCAAGCACACCGGCGGCGACCAGAACGCCGCCGAGGCCTGGCTGGCGGATCTCATCGCGCGGGACCGTTACATCGAAGACGTCTACTCGGGATGA
- a CDS encoding DUF1304 domain-containing protein — MGVVAGILVGLVALIHVYILVLEMFLWTTPRGQKAFGLTPEFAEATKTLGANQGLYNGFLAAGLIWSLIAADPVGYQAKIFFLVCVFVAGVYGAATASKKILYVQVVPSVLALAAVFVAG; from the coding sequence ATGGGTGTCGTGGCAGGGATCCTGGTCGGGTTGGTCGCGCTGATCCACGTGTACATCCTGGTGCTGGAGATGTTCCTGTGGACCACCCCACGGGGCCAGAAGGCGTTCGGGCTCACCCCCGAGTTCGCCGAGGCGACCAAGACCCTGGGCGCGAACCAGGGCCTGTACAACGGATTCCTGGCCGCCGGCCTGATCTGGTCGCTGATCGCGGCCGACCCGGTCGGCTACCAGGCGAAGATCTTCTTCCTGGTGTGCGTGTTCGTCGCCGGGGTCTACGGCGCGGCCACGGCCAGCAAGAAGATCCTCTACGTCCAGGTGGTGCCCTCGGTGCTGGCGCTGGCCGCGGTGTTCGTGGCCGGCTGA